TGCAAAAGTTAGATTAATAAATTGACTAAAATAAATATACTTGTGTATGTCATTGTTGTAAGTGGTATAGAAACACTTGTTTTATACTAGCTACTTTTGTGCTCTCTGCTTTAATCATCTTCAATAGTGAATAATGGTGTATTTTATACTTATTTGCAATGTAATGCCTAACCaacatattgcattttttttatacttagttttatattattttggtttgaatttttttcgtgtatcttttggtattaatttttttttatcaggaCAGCGACACACCCACGACCCCGACACACACACGACCTTGGCACACCCTCAACAggtgtgtatatattttttgtaattaatatcttttgtattttttgaataatttattttgtatttgtttagtgtataatatttgagttttgagtcCTTTAGTTAGTATCATTGGTATGTAAATCTTGACATCTATTGTTAAGATATATATGTTTGttcttactttattttttaatcttggtatgtaaataattataggactgttttggttaaaaacaaaatttaagtgataatttaaattaatttataaaatataataatagatgatTTATTAATAagtaaaatatagtgtttttgttaatattgaataaagaagatttaaacttgatcaatcagattattagcacccatattttctttatcaccattttcttaattatataatattaattaaactaagtgctagaaaaatatacaaattcaattaaaattaatttaaattttaaaatatttttttaatgtttgaatcatttttaaattttagtaataaattttgaattattttttattttaaaaaaatttgtaattattttttaaattaaaattgaaacaaatTAATTATATCACGTCTATGTTACTCCATTGCCATTATTAGCGGCCACACCAAATTTTTTGAACTACTTAttaatttttgtcaaaaaaaaaatgtatttagtCAAATAAGTGAAAGCTTTTATACTACTAACTAACTTTCACCGcaacttgatatttttaatagggaaactaattttgtttagattgtgaaattttttgaaacaaatttaagatagtttatttaataaaaaaaagtgagtatagaaaaaaaaaacaacaataagtgcatattatcatgttattttgttcttttttctcctttttgcttgaacatatattattattattattataatttgtaaaaatagaacaaaaaaattaattagtagttaatttattttcttagtctcggtatgtttgtgattgatggttgttgactacaaccatcaattacatgGATATCGGCAcataaatgataagtttaaaatattattaataaaatttatctaattatttaaaaatataaattagtcttaaagtcaaatattaattaatttataaaattattattattattattacaaattaaaaaattatgaataaataataatttataaattacatgaatatagaaattgataattatatttaataaaagtttaaaaaattaagaataaataataatttattttttaattaatttataataatgtaattaattaaataataaaagttagatataatatttaataaaattttaataaataataaattagtttaggaaaaaaaaattaatttgtttataaataacattatcaaataaaacatcataaaatagcataagatattataatattgcataagatttcaaaaatgataacaaatctcctttgttatccatttctattcacattactaaaactcacactcttataacactttagatagcgattgacaagacttggacaacattgagaaatcgtggttgtcaagaatattggaatggtctgcaagcttttttgaggatggcgtcagaacataaagattctgatggaagaattaggtgcccgtgtgtgagatgcaataataatagatttgaatctttggatgtagttcaggcacacgtattcgataggggttttcatcaagcttatgataagtggatttttcatggtgaggtggaagaaattgttgctgatgaggtggttgatgagaatgaagacgatgagatgattcaagttgtggaagacttccttttaccgacaactgaggaagtagaaagggatcccggtgggagtcagtattatgacgagttatttgaggagattgaagcggagttgtatcctggctgtgattggatttcatccttgaactttttagcaaagttattgcatctaaaagttagagggaagatgcctaacaacatatttgatgaattgctgaagttgttaaagcttgcatttcctaaggagaacaaaatccccggatcgtactacgaggcgaaaaagagattgaaaaaattagggttgggatacgagtccattcgtgtgtgtcagtatgattgctgcttattttacaatgagcatgcatctaaagagacatgtccagtatgcggaagtagtagatggattacttctgaaatgacgaaaggaaaaaaagtgccacacaaggtgatgcgttactttccgttgacccctcagttgaaaagattatacagttcaaggattacagcaaaacacatgatatggcatcacgccgggaaatcaaaagatgaaggggtgatgcgacacccggtggacggctctgcgtggaaggactttgatgccaagcatcctgatttttcaagggatcccagaaatgttcgtctgggcttagttgctgatggatttaatccatttggcaacatgaatcttgcatacagcatgtgtcctgtggtgttggcaaactataatctgccaccttggttgtgcatgaaagacaattatttcatgttgaccctccttattcctgggccaaaatcacccggtaaggacatggatgtatttctgaaaccattggtggatgagttgaaggatctgtgggttaacggagttgatacaagagatagtacgaccaacaggatgttcaagatgcgggcagcccttttgtggacagtgaatGATTTTCCAActcgcagtagtttgtctggatggagtggtcagggatacaaagcttgtcctacgtgtaatgaggacacaacttccatccgagtgatcggtaagacttcttacgttggtcacagaagattcttgtcaagtactcatcgaatgagaagagacaaagagttcgatggagaagttgagagaagacgtcctccgagacggtttacttgtgaggatatactagaacaagttaatgctcttgcagcgcaagttccaggaaaacatgtccagtttgggggtgtgaaacgtaaaagaggagtagatgaaggtaattggaggaaaaaaagtattttttacgagcttgagtattggtgtacaaacaaattaaaacacaatatagatgtcatgcatgttgagaagaatgtgtgtgatagtctccttggcaccatcttagacaatgataaatctaaggacaccactaatgccagacatgatttgaaaaagatgggtgtgagagaatcattgtggatttatgaagatgagaatgggaagctgatgaagccgcacgctccttatgtgttaactccggcgcagaggcaacagttttgtcagtttataaaaggagttagatttccaaatggtttttgttcaaatttgaagaagaaagtgtccgagaatgatacaaatattcttaGGTTGAAGtcacatgattgtcatgtgataatgcaacgattactttctctcggtgttcgtaagtttcttccaaaatctatatcgaccactattgcagaattgtgcaatttcttcaggcaaatatgttcgaggactttaaatgttaaagatatggaggaagcacaaaatgatcttattcagATATTGTGTAAAATGGAGTTcatttttcctccagctttttttgacataatgattcatttggtattgcatttgccagaagaagcaatattgggtggtccggtatttatgaggtggatgtatccttttgaaagatacatgaaaaaattaaagaattatgtgggaaataaagctcgccctgaagggtcgatcgccgaaggctatgttgcagacgaggctttgaccttttgttcaatgtatttcaaaggcattaaaacaagatttaaccgtcttgatcgaaatgaagatgcaacttatatcccacgaaatcttgcagttttccaatctcaatgtcgtccactcacaaagggaactttgaagactctcgatcataagactcgtgaaatagctgagtggttcatacttgagaattctcctgaaattgagccttatttagagtaagtttattctcttataaattagaacatgtgtggttattatcattttttttgttatcaagaatcgtaacactattctaattaacagcgaacacctacaagagattaaacaaaaatacccagatggtgatcatgatcgtttgcataggaaaaatttccgttcgtggtttcataaaaaggtagctttgaactttgaacagtgattttattaatgatatattttgtgaatctaatatcattctatgtatttagatatatgacctgcacaagcttgggtctttggatAACGGTGATGAACtattagctttagcatctgggtcagatcatttgtcaaccttttaccaaggttgtatagtcaatggtgttcgatttattgcacacgatcgagacaaaaagcgcaccacacagaatagtggagtgtctgctgccggaacagaaggttttaatttttacggcacgcttgaagaagtggtgatactttctttcactggtgcatattcagtggcattatttcggtgcaaatggtttaatacaaatccaagaatgaagaaaacagtcattgaaaataatgtcaccagtataaacgtcaatggcgaatggtacaaagatgagccgtacatacttgctactcaagctaagcaagttttctatctcgatgatttacttagaggtcgtgattggaaagttgtagaagatgttaatcatcgacagatttgggacattaaggacaattctgatgaggttaatgatgttatacatgaaacaagttcatcaaattttttgttgactgtggatctcggagagttgattatgcaatctgatcaacctgctgcatatgttggagctgatgaagatggtgacgacgaagctgatatgttagaacatgaggacgttgcagatgcagaagatgaattggttgttgaactttgtgaagatgaaaatgtgtctccgattactgatggaaatgatagtgattactctgtttagtttttttctATTTGTATAACAGAACTATGTACTTAAATATAATGAagtgtttttttgtaattataatataagatatttgagctttgtgaagatgaaaatgtatctccgattactgatggaaatgatagtgattactctgtttagttttttctatttgtgtaacagaactatatatttaaatataatgaagtttttttttgtaattattattattatgaattcaatgtgatatacttctatttaatgctaattactaactaataaattttaaactgaagtataatgtcagttgatatagctacttatcatggcggagatggtgggggtcaagacccgccagatccttctagggtaccaacatcttgcgagtcaggttaaatattgcatatcaaaattatttttagaaattatatttttagataaatataacattaatactaatactgattattgttaataaattttaaagccccgtcgacgagaagaaaaggtcgtggccctgctagtaataatgttcttgaagaacgaaggaaaaaagctgggaaaccattggatctagagcttgatcctgtgaccaacaaagtggttgggcaggaggatcaagcttttattcgcatgttgggaaCTCTAGTTTCCATGTTGTGTCTGAggcattatttggattttgctgatgtacctcaacagtttaaggatcaagtgcttaatcgtatgagggtaaaaaaattacaaatcttgtacttttcattatttaattccattatttacaagTTATCTAATACTTTTTTTCctaatgcagtattactataatatagacggtcatccacaacgtgagtcagttctggcaactctcaacaaggagatgagggaaagatatcgcgagagaaagaactatagacatagacacttcaaaaatcattatgctggaccagaagatttggagaatgtcctctctaagccacctaaccattgcactaaggaggcttggcagcttatttgtgaaatgtttttgagcgaaagatttttggctcgttccgctaaaaatcaaacaaacagaagacaaatgaagtatgtaacaacacaaggcacaaagtcgttggcagctaagcgtcacgaatatgtaagtgaagatgttaatttaattttataaaataacacattctgaaacattttgtttacatttgtataggagaacccggatgcgcatgttgttgatacttggagggatgctcatatgagaaaatcgacaaaaatcttttgtcaatgaggcagctcaacaagattatgtaagtgaatagtatttttttcttgtttctaatgtttataatgtttctaatttttgtttataatgttatctttatacaggaaaaaatggcagctgaggttgagaggtcacagaatgagaggcaaagtcaacagcagagtgaggcatctctaaatgtatctggtgttgattcgtccccggtcgatcaatacgagatactaagtaaagtactcggggagagatctgactaccaaagaggagtgggatatagggcgaaagggaaggcaaaaaagacatcctctagctctacagatcaaagtcagtcccaagcaaatactgctgcttcgcctaatgaagatatgagagTTATGGCTTTGCTGGTGAAGGCAATTCGTGAGACGTTTGAGACTTCGACAACTGTGCATCCCAGTAAATTGTATAACCCAatgtttgacagttttctgcagaggcatttgccaccacaatccgaaTGTGCTTCGTCTTCTCAGTCTCTGtcacagcagtatcagcctccgtcacagcagtatcagcctccttcacagcagtatcagcctccttcacaatagcagttccagcctccttcacagtatccgccGCAGCAGCTGTACCAGCCTCATCCAATGTATCCGCCACATATGTCGTCacaacaacctcctcagtatcaaaaccaatacatttttggaccccaTTCTCAGtctcctccacaatattttagttttaccgattttccaggaggatcgatgcagcctccgccacagccacagcctcgagatctgtttggggacctcacgctcggacgatcatcacaaccaccatatattccttcaccgccactgccactgccaccgCCGCCGCCATCGTCACAGCCATCGTCCGCACAGCCagaccaaaatgttgaagatgaggacaatttcaatattaatcttaatgactttctttagttactagtttatatatttggactaaattaatactttatttatttttaatgactatagtgatatttactaggttgataaatattaaaactatttatattaattttaatgttagttatgtttaaattaattaaatgtttatttttattaaattatttttaaaaataattaaatttaataaatattaatttattaatttatttaaaatttaatttaaaaaaattataaatacaataATAGCGGCGGACCCCGCGGCTAATATTAATGCCTCAGACATAGTTATTAGCGGCAGAACCCGCCGCTAATGTCCGCTGCTAATAATTGcttattagcggcgggtgtgtcagtccgccgctaataatcattattagcgacACTTTTTTAGGCGCGGGGTATTAGCGGCGGAGGCCCGCCGCTAAAGCCTATTAGCTGCGGGCGTGgcatttattagcggcggagtccaCCGCCGCTAATAATGAAATTTGTTGTAGTGGAGACTGCGTAGTTCCGCGAGCTCACCAATTTTGTCGCCGTCATTCCAATACTGAGCGAGATTGCCAAAGTCAATTCTCATTAATgttgattacataataaaatttcttatttcgagcttacactttataAGTTTAACTTTCGAGAacaaaatttctattctcgaaatttaaGTATAACACCtacatatataaacaaataataagaaTTGAGAGGTACAAACTTGTAACATAAAGTCTTTACTTATGTTTGCAGTTAAAAATTGTAGTGGACCCCACTTATATAGGTAGATTACTAGATAATGATGACTAAGCAGTATGTCATCCTATGTGGTAGCTGAGACAGATTGCCACATAGGGTAACATGTGACACATCAAGAAGGAAGGAAGAAATAGTCTTTTTCCACAAGGCCTTTTGAGACTTGGTCAAATCTTGTTTTTTCATCACAatctttttttttggtttttatttACTTGCAAATATTTTGTCGGAAGTTTGTATTCTTCTTTCCTTGTCTTCTTTTTATCTTGATTTTCATTTGATATTTTGTTAAGGTTATATTTCCTCATCCTTCCAACTTATAGAGGTAAGAATGTTCTTAATAAGTTTTGATGTCTTAATTAAATAAGATAAGTTTGAATGTATGATTATTCATGAGCATCtttctatattattttaatatgctcTCATTTAATAAATCCATTTATATATAATACCCTACATATGATTATTACGAACATGTTTGTGCTCATGACTAATCATTAACAGAACCACTccatctatttatatatataccagtAGTGGATACTTAAATATATctactatatataatatatatattaccaCCTTATTTTACAGTAATGTGACACAcatgataataattaattatttgtataATTCCATATTACATTATACCTTAAAGTAGATTACCACAAATGATTATATAATAGTAGTGGGGTACGTTCTTGAATTTATATACATGCATTATTACCACCTTATTTTCTTAGGAAAATTTTAGGTTATTTGCATCATAACataggaattttttttaatatgtcaaCTTAAACACTCATCCCATTAATGTGCTCCCAATCatgttttggacaaaaatactccTTTTATATACACTCCTTTTATTAATGTGCACTCATGATTAATTGGTAATGTGCTCTTTCATACCAACAAAAAGAGATATATGGGTGACTCACAAATGAATGAAATGATCGAAAGAGATTGACAATGTGCACCAATGATGTTGTTACCATTGGAGATGCtctaaaaagtatttttttttagtaGAGAGGGTAGCCTTAGAaacattaataaaattttatatattacaatcaattaaaataaatatagtaTGAAGTAACCAAGGCAAataactataatttttttttacaatcaaaaTTTAATACAACTATATATTTGTAGTTATTTTATTAGATAAGAAAAATGTAATAAATTAAATGTTTTAAGAAAGAAATAGGTGCCTTCAAATTAATTGAGAGAACCCATATAAATCATTTGAACACAATTCTACTAGAGTTATTGGAGTTAATAGAGTCTGAAACTATGCTGCAAAAAAATAGAGCCTCAAACTAAAACAGTGACACACCAGAACTCATATTTATAAAACTGTTGCAAAcatacaaactaaaaataaaaagcaaTACCaaatacagaaaaaaaaaaaaaaaaaaaaaaaggaaagactAGAAAAACAAAAGTACAAGTTAATAACTAAACAGCCAGAAGTTACTTTGGGGATTCTACATCGTAATCATCATAATATTCATCTCCTGCTTCATGCTCAACTTCTTTCGTTCCCAAAGGAAAGTAGTCAACTTTGTCATCACCATAAATCTTAGCCATAACCAAGTAAAACGACACTCCAAAAATGGCTACTCCAACGAAGCACCAACTGAACTCAAGTGTTATAAGTGACTTAGCCCTATGAAGTGCCTTTTCTTGGGGACACTTGATCAAAGTATGGCCATCAACTTCATACAAAAAGCAACCCTTAGACAAAAGCCGAGGAGTGTACAACATAACACCCAAAATATTAAACCAAACACCTTGGAAAAATATACTAAGAGACCTCACAAAACTGACCGCGAAGCTATTAGGGAATCCTATTCCCATTAGGGTTGTGACCAAAGACACGAAAATGATGAGTTGTAGGAAGAGATGGTAATGGCCTTCGGTGCCTCGGTGGTCGGTAGAATGAAGGACAAAGAGAAGAAGCTCTTGTGCAAAGGCCACAGAGGCAAGGAGATAAGCCAAGATGCGCGGAGCCTTGGGCCGAGCTTGGTCTAGAACGATGACTAAGGCTGCATAGACGAAGATGGCGAGGGAAATGGAGGCGTGCTCGA
The Humulus lupulus chromosome 6, drHumLupu1.1, whole genome shotgun sequence DNA segment above includes these coding regions:
- the LOC133783805 gene encoding uncharacterized protein LOC133783805 encodes the protein MGTLVGHIAPGLAFLVIGLWHLFNHTKLHILHPNSYTSQLWFPTTKFRYAELFLIMASSAASITMELFVAPKKHQPLDPDGTIPTNHLHNFEHASISLAIFVYAALVIVLDQARPKAPRILAYLLASVAFAQELLLFVLHSTDHRGTEGHYHLFLQLIIFVSLVTTLMGIGFPNSFAVSFVRSLSIFFQGVWFNILGVMLYTPRLLSKGCFLYEVDGHTLIKCPQEKALHRAKSLITLEFSWCFVGVAIFGVSFYLVMAKIYGDDKVDYFPLGTKEVEHEAGDEYYDDYDVESPK